Proteins from a genomic interval of Zingiber officinale cultivar Zhangliang chromosome 1B, Zo_v1.1, whole genome shotgun sequence:
- the LOC122010363 gene encoding uncharacterized protein LOC122010363, whose protein sequence is MAEAHQLHFKLDRCRSPPRRVLSRCPRIGRSPRSLKAATEALGRANDNSGSAAAAAAAAVPVKIMLTKKQLRQLVAALNQEPAAVGSMPAKVELLLDVLQRRQHPKRTEVVQPRCGGWRPVLQSIPEEAVQD, encoded by the coding sequence ATGGCCGAGGCGCATCAGCTACATTTCAAGTTAGATCGTTGCAGGTCTCCACCCAGAAGAGTCCTGTCGCGGTGCCCAAGAATTGGCCGGTCGCCGAGGTCCCTCAAGGCTGCCACCGAAGCCCTCGGGCGAGCTAATGATAACTCGGGGAGCGCCgccgctgctgctgctgctgctgtccCCGTCAAGATCATGCTGACTAAAAAGCAACTGCGGCAGCTCGTGGCGGCGTTGAATCAGGAGCCGGCGGCGGTGGGATCGATGCCCGCCAAAGTGGAGCTGCTGCTGGATGTTTTGCAGCGGCGGCAGCACCCGAAGAGGACCGAGGTAGTTCAGCCGCGGTGCGGAGGGTGGCGGCCGGTGTTACAGAGCATTCCTGAAGAGGCCGTCCAAGATTAA